From the genome of Terriglobales bacterium, one region includes:
- a CDS encoding acetyl-CoA carboxylase biotin carboxyl carrier protein subunit gives MTYEVRIDGQSYRVELERGDQPNDWRCRLDGRELALDAVFPERDLLSLLVGGRSYEIKREVVGRDLHMVLAGVRRQAEVRDPRTLKSRRAGEAAGGGPRKLVAPMPGKVVRLLVAENDAVEAGQGIAVIEAMKMQNELKSPKKGVVRKILASEGAAVNAGETLAVVE, from the coding sequence ATGACCTACGAAGTGCGCATCGACGGCCAGAGCTACCGCGTGGAGCTGGAGCGCGGAGACCAGCCCAACGACTGGCGCTGCCGGCTGGACGGTCGCGAACTGGCGCTGGACGCCGTGTTCCCCGAGCGCGACCTGCTCTCGCTGCTGGTGGGCGGGCGTTCCTATGAGATCAAGCGGGAAGTGGTGGGCCGCGACCTGCACATGGTGCTGGCCGGCGTGCGCCGTCAGGCGGAAGTGCGCGACCCGCGAACGCTCAAGTCGCGCCGTGCCGGAGAAGCCGCCGGCGGCGGCCCCAGGAAGCTGGTCGCGCCCATGCCGGGCAAGGTGGTGCGGCTACTGGTGGCGGAGAACGACGCCGTCGAGGCCGGGCAGGGAATAGCGGTGATTGAGGCCATGAAGATGCAGAACGAGCTCAAGTCACCGAAGAAAGGCGTGGTGCGGAAGATCCTGGCCAGCGAAGGCGCGGCAGTGAATGCGGGAGAGACGCTGGCGGTGGTGGAGTGA